One region of Paucibacter aquatile genomic DNA includes:
- a CDS encoding ABC transporter ATP-binding protein, with translation MLHMQSLAKVYRTEMVETYALRNFNLEVKAGEFVAVTGPSGSGKTTFLTIAGLLEAFSGGRYELDGVDVSAMDDDARSRIRNQKIGFIFQAFNLIPDLNVLDNIEVPLRYRGMGAAERKKRATEALARVGLSARAKHYPAELSGGQQQRVAIARALAGEPKLLLADEPTGNLDSSMARSVMDLLEELHRDGATIVMVTHDMQLAARAQRNVHVIDGQVVDLAAELRMDPALLQGQSQAVQMP, from the coding sequence ATGCTCCACATGCAATCCCTCGCCAAGGTCTACCGCACCGAGATGGTCGAGACCTATGCCCTGCGCAACTTCAACCTTGAGGTCAAGGCCGGCGAGTTTGTCGCCGTGACCGGGCCCTCGGGCTCGGGCAAGACCACCTTTCTGACCATCGCCGGCCTGCTGGAAGCCTTCAGCGGCGGCCGCTACGAGCTGGACGGCGTGGACGTCAGCGCCATGGACGACGACGCCCGCTCGCGCATCCGCAACCAGAAGATCGGCTTCATCTTCCAGGCCTTCAATCTGATCCCCGATCTGAACGTGCTCGACAACATCGAGGTACCGCTGCGCTACCGCGGCATGGGCGCGGCCGAGCGCAAGAAGCGCGCCACCGAAGCCCTGGCCCGCGTGGGCCTGTCGGCACGCGCCAAGCATTACCCGGCCGAGCTGTCCGGCGGCCAGCAACAGCGCGTGGCCATCGCCCGCGCCCTGGCGGGCGAGCCCAAGCTCTTGCTCGCCGACGAGCCCACCGGCAACCTCGACAGCAGCATGGCGCGCAGCGTGATGGACCTGCTGGAAGAGCTGCACCGCGACGGCGCCACCATCGTCATGGTCACGCACGATATGCAGCTGGCCGCGCGCGCGCAGCGCAACGTCCATGTGATCGACGGTCAGGTGGTCGACCTGGCGGCCGAGCTGCGCATGGATCCGGCCTTGCTGCAAGGTCAGAGCCAGGCCGTCCAGATGCCATGA